The Fragaria vesca subsp. vesca linkage group LG2, FraVesHawaii_1.0, whole genome shotgun sequence genome includes a window with the following:
- the LOC101291686 gene encoding probable LRR receptor-like serine/threonine-protein kinase At1g34110-like → MTMTKLTLVSSLSPDGQALLSLLPAKQSPSVLSSWNPSSQTPCSWQGITCSPQNRVISLSLPNIFLNLSSLPSELSSLSSLQLLNLSSTNISGTIPPSFGQLSNLRLLDLSSNSLFGPIPLELGALSALQFLFLNSNRLSDKIPQQLANLTSLQALCLQDNLINGSIPSQLGSLVSLQQFRIGGNPYITGEIPSQLGLLTNLTTFGAAATGLSGTIPPTFGNLINLQTLALYDTEIVGSIPPEIGLCFELRNLYLHMNKLTGSIPPQLGKLQKLTSLLVWGNALSGPIPDEISNCSSLVVLDASANDLSGEIPRDLGKLVVLEQLHLSDNSLTGSIPSQLSNCSSLTALQLDKNQLSGTIPWQVGNLKYLQSFFLWGNSVSGTIPASFGNCTELYALDLSRNKLTGSIPEEIFGLKKLSKLLLLGNSLSGRLPPSVAKCQSLVRLRLGENQLSGQIPKEIGQLQNLVFLDLYMNHFSGGLPIEIANITVLELLDVHNNYIGGEIPSQLGELVNLEQLDLSRNSFKGEIPWSFGNLSYLNKLIINNNLLTGSIPKSFRNLQKLTLLDLSFNSLSGAIPSEIGHVTSLQISLDLSSNSFTGELPETMAGLTQLQCLDLSHNMLFGKIKVLGSLTSLASLNISCNNFSGAIPITTPFFRALSSNSYLQNPHLCESSDGSTCSSSLMRQNGLKSTKTIALISVILSSVTIAVVASWILVMRNHRYMVEKSSRTLASSSGAEDFSYPWTFIPFQKFNFTIDNILDCLKEENVIGKGCSGVVYKAEMQTGELIAVKKLWKTKGEEEAIDSFAAEIQILGHIRHRNIVKLLGYCSNRSVKLLLYNFIPNGNLQQLLQENRNLDWETRYKIAIGSAQGLAYLHHDCVPAILHRDVKCNNILLDSKCEAYLADFGLAKLMNSPTYHHAMSRVAGSYGYIAPEYGYTMNITEKSDVYSYGVVLLEILSGRNAVQPQIGDGLHIVEWVKKKMASFEPALSILDTKLQGLPDQMVQEMLQTLGIAMFCVNSSPAERPTMKEVVALLMEVKSQPEEWGKTSQPLIKQSSNQS, encoded by the exons ATGACAATGACCAAACTAACCTTGGTCTCCTCCCTGTCCCCTGATGGCCAAGCTCTTCTCTCCCTTCTTCCTGCAAAGCAATCTCCCTCTGTACTCTCCTCATGGAACCCATCAAGCCAGACACCATGTTCATGGCAAGGAATCACATGCTCGCCGCAAAACAGAGTTATCTCCCTCTCTCTCCCCAACATTTTCCTCAACCTCTCCTCTTTACCCTCAGAGCTCTCTTCTCTTTCATCTCTCCAGCTTCTCAATCTCTCCTCCACTAACATTTCCGGCACAATCCCACCTTCCTTTGGACAACTTAGTAATCTTCGCCTCCTCGACCTCTCCTCCAACTCTCTGTTTGGCCCCATTCCTTTAGAACTAGGCGCTCTCTCTGCTCTCCAGTTCCTCTTCTTGAACTCGAACAGATTGTCAGATAAAATCCCTCAACAACTTGCCAACCTCACTTCACTTCAAGCCCTTTGTCTCCAAGACAACCTCATCAACGGCTCGATACCCTCCCAACTCGGTTCTTTGGTTTCTCTCCAACAGTTTCGTATTGGTGGGAATCCATACATAACCGGAGAAATTCCTTCCCAGTTAGGACTGCTCACCAATCTCACCACATTCGGAGCGGCGGCTACTGGACTCTCCGGCACTATCCCACCCACATTTGGAAACTTGATCAATCTTCAGACACTAGCACTCTATGATACAGAAATAGTTGGTTCAATACCACCCGAAATCGGCCTCTGTTTTGAGCTTAGAAACTTGTACCTGCACATGAACAAGCTCACTGGCTCCATTCCTCCACAATTAGGTAAGCTGCAAAAGCTCACCAGCCTACTTGTTTGGGGAAATGCCCTATCAGGACCTATCCCTGATGAGATTTCCAATTGTTCATCACTTGTTGTTCTCGATGCTTCTGCAAATGATCTCTCTGGAGAGATTCCAAGAGACTTGGGGAAGTTGGTGGTCCTTGAACAGCTTCATCTATCGGATAACTCGCTTACAGGGTCGATTCCATCGCAGCTCAGTAACTGTAGTAGCCTAACAGCTCTTCAGCTTGACAAGAATCAGTTATCAGGGACAATTCCGTGGCAGGTTGGTAATTTGAAATACTTGCAGAGTTTCTTCTTGTGGGGAAATTCAGTGTCTGGAACTATTCCTGCCTCGTTTGGGAACTGCACTGAACTCTATGCACTTGATCTTTCGAGAAACAAGCTCACCGGGTCAATCCCTGAAGAGATTTTTGGTTTGAAGAAGCTGAGCAAGCTTTTGCTTCTGGGAAACTCTTTATCCGGTAGGTTGCCACCTAGTGTAGCAAAATGTCAATCACTAGTTCGACTGAGACTCGGTGAGAACCAGCTTTCAGGACAAATTCCAAAGGAGATAGGCCAACTGCAAAACCTTGTGTTCCTTGACTTGTACATGAATCATTTCTCTGGAGGCCTTCCCATTGAGATTGCCAACATCACCGTTCTAGAGCTACTGGATGTGCACAATAACTATATTGGTGGCGAAATCCCATCTCAGCTTGGGGAGCTTGTTAATTTGGAGCAGCTTGATCTAAGCCGAAACAGCTTCAAGGGTGAGATTCCATGGAGCTTTGGGAACTTGAGTTACTTGAACAAGCTCATCATCAACAACAATCTTCTCACAGGTTCAATACCAAAGTCCTTTCGGAATTTACAGAAGCTGACATTGTTGGATTTGAGCTTCAACAGCCTCTCTGGTGCAATCCCATCTGAAATTGGTCATGTGACAAGCTTGCAAATCAGTTTGGACTTGAGTTCCAACAGTTTTACAGGAGAACTCCCGGAGACAATGGCGGGTTTAACACAATTACAGTGTCTTGATCTTTCCCATAATATGCTCTTTGGGAAAATTAAGGTTCTTGGTTCTCTAACTAGTCTGGCTTCCCTTAATATCTCCTGCAACAATTTCTCAGGTGCTATCCCGATAACAACCCCATTCTTCAGAGCTCTTTCATCAAATTCTTATCTTCAGAATCCACATCTTTGTGAGTCGAGTGATGGGTCTACTTGCTCTTCAAGTCTAATGCGGCAAAATGGTTTGAAATCTACGAAAACTATTGCTTTAATATCTGTGATTCTCTCTTCAGTGACCATAGCAGTTGTTGCTTCATGGATTCTCGTTATGCGAAATCATAGATATATGGTGGAGAAATCTTCAAGAACATTAGCATCCTCATCGGGGGCAGAAGATTTCTCTTATCCGTGGACTTTCATCCCATTCCAGAAGTTCAATTTCACTATTGACAACATCTTGGATTGTTTGAAAGAAGAAAATGTGATTGGAAAAGGATGCTCTGGGGTCGTCTACAAGGCAGAAATGCAAACTGGGGAGCTAATTGCGGTGAAGAAGTTGTGGAAAACAAAGGGAGAGGAAGAAGCAATAGACTCTTTCGCTGCAGAGATTCAAATTCTTGGACACATTCGCCACCGGAACATTGTAAAGCTCCTAGGGTACTGTTCAAATAGAAGTGTCAAGCTACTTCTTTACAACTTCATTCCCAATGGCAATCTACAACAACTACTGCAAGAAAATAGGAACTTGGACTGGGAAACAAGGTACAAGATTGCTATTGGGTCAGCTCAGGGTTTGGCATACCTTCATCATGACTGTGTCCCAGCAATTCTTCACAGGGATGTGAAGTGCAATAACATATTACTAGATTCCAAGTGTGAAGCTTATCTCGCAGATTTTGGTCTTGCGAAATTGATGAACTCCCCAACTTACCATCATGCTATGTCCAGAGTTGCTGGCTCTTATGGTTACATTGCACCAG AGTATGGATACACAATGAACATAACAGAGAAGAGTGATGTCTACAGCTATGGTGTAGTTTTGCTAGAGATCCTAAGCGGACGTAATGCCGTTCAGCCCCAAATTGGTGATGGACTACACATTGTAGAATGGGTGAAGAAGAAGATGGCAAGTTTTGAGCCAGCTTTATCAATACTAGATACAAAGCTGCAAGGCCTGCCAGATCAAATGGTTCAAGAGATGCTGCAAACACTCGGAATAGCAATGTTCTGTGTCAACTCTTCGCCGGCAGAACGACCCACCATGAAGGAAGTGGTGGCATTGCTAATGGAGGTTAAGAGCCAACCTGAAGAGTGGGGAAAAACTTCCCAACCCCTAATAAAACAGTCTTCAAATCAAAGTTAA